One genomic segment of Musa acuminata AAA Group cultivar baxijiao chromosome BXJ3-3, Cavendish_Baxijiao_AAA, whole genome shotgun sequence includes these proteins:
- the LOC135634356 gene encoding polygalacturonase ADPG2-like, protein MRWFPPKYPTILSPMWTPLLLLLLYFAAADHGGATIISVTDHGAVGDGRCYDTVAIQAAIDACAGAGGGRVRFPAGGDYLTATVWLRTGVVLEVEAGARILGGRRQCDYPADPARWYVVVAEGVQRVGITGGGEINGQGEAFVVRRDPRKNVMVSWNATGSCRGDECRPRLVGFIDSVDVVVSDVTLNQTAYWCLHLVRCDHTFIRNVSIYGDFDSPNNDGIDIEDSNNTFITNCHIDTGDDAICPKSSTGPVHNLIVTDCWIRTKSSAIKLGSASWFDFRRLLFHNITIVDSHRGLAMQIRDGGNVSDVVFSNIRISTKYYDPSWWGRAEPIYITTCPRDPGSKTGSISDVLFMNISAVSENGVFLSGSPGGLISNLKFKDINLTYKRRTKYPGNLYDYRPGCRGMVKHQTAGMTLEHISGLEMENVKMRWHRSNVKGWNNPLSITPSTVNKLSFKEWASEIC, encoded by the exons ATGAGGTGGTTTCCGCCAAAATATCCCACAATCTTATCCCCAATGTGGactccgctcctcctcctcctcctctatttCGCCGCCGCTGATCATGGCGGAGCCACCATCATCTCCGTTACCGATCACGGAGCCGTGGGCGACGGCAGGTGCTACGACACGGTGGCGATCCAGGCGGCGATCGACGCGTGCGCAGGGGCGGGGGGCGGGCGCGTGCGGTTCCCCGCGGGCGGGGACTACCTGACCGCCACGGTATGGCTTCGAACAGGTGTGGTGCTGGAGGTGGAGGCCGGGGCGCGGATCCTCGGAGGGAGGCGGCAGTGCGACTACCCGGCCGACCCGGCGCGATGGTATGTAGTGGTGGCGGAGGGGGTGCAGCGAGTGGGGATCACCGGCGGCGGGGAGATCAACGGGCAGGGCGAGGCGTTCGTGGTGCGGCGGGACCCGCGGAAGAATGTGATGGTGAGCTGGAACGCCACCGGATCGTGCCGCGGcgacgagtgccgcccgcgccttgTCGGCTTCATCGACTCCGTCGATGTCGTCGTCTCTGACGTCACCCTCAACCAGACCGCCTACTGGTG TTTACATTTGGTGAGGTGCGATCACACATTTATCCGCAATGTCTCGATTTATGGAGACTTCGACTCGCCCAACAACGACGGGATCGATATCGAGGACTCCAACAACACCTTCATCACGAATTGCCATATCGACACAGGGGACGATGCCATATGTCCCAAGTCCTCCACGGGACCTGTGCACAACTTAATAGTCACGGACTGCTGGATTCGGACCAAGTCATCTGCGATCAAGCTTGGAAGCGCGAGCTGGTTTGACTTCCGGAGATTGTTGTTCCACAACATCACCATCGTGGATTCGCATAGAGGACTCGCAATGCAGATTCGAGATGGAG GCAATGTGAGTGACGTCGTGTTCTCCAACATCAGAATAAGCACGAAATACTACGATCCTTCATGGTGGGGAAGAGCAGAGCCAATTTATATCACAACCTGCCCGAGAGATCCGGGTTCTAAGACCGGATCCATTTCAGACGTTCTCTTCATGAACATCTCAGCCGTGTCGGAGAACGGAGTGTTCTTATCGGGTTCACCGGGAGGACTCATCAGCAACCTCAAGTTCAAAGATATCAATCTGACGTACAAACGGAGGACGAAATATCCCGGTAACTTGTACGATTACCGGCCGGGGTGCAGGGGCATGGTGAAGCACCAGACGGCGGGGATGACGTTGGAGCACATCTCAGGACTGGAGATGGAGAATGTGAAGATGAGGTGGCATCGGAGCAACGTCAAAGGGTGGAATAATCCTCTTTCGATCACACCTTCCACCGTAAACAAACTGTCTTTCAAGGAATGGGCCTCTGAGATCTGTTAG